In Corynebacterium guangdongense, one DNA window encodes the following:
- a CDS encoding ATP-dependent DNA helicase translates to MSDSADQPLSASTGELLSAAVTAIGGAPRPGQVAMAEAVTAALEKERHLAVQAGTGTGKSLAYLVPAIRHAMATDSTVIVSTATLALQRQLVDRDLPRLVKALAPQLQREPTFAIMKGRNNYLCLNKVGQASLEPDALIDESEVSWLGRQVTRLHDWANDTDTGDRDELDPGVSDLAWRQVSVSSSECLGASRCPHGAECFAELAKAKAQDVDVVVTNHALLAIDALSDAMILPEHDVVIIDEAHELDGRITSVATNEISARSLRLAAKRAGKLGAEGRDETLDSLADDFAVHTSLMEPGRWTNIDEPTRGMLVGLRDALWSLKNTIAAPPEGESTNDPERFAERQNLNNHLGDLHDALVRILDVFGTEDPASHDDVVWIERSSRDADTLAVAPLSVAEMLHNKLFAEQTVVLASATLTVGGNFDAMAASWGLPKGGWDSLNAGTPFDPKKSGILYTAKHLPTPGRDGLSDATLAEIAGLVTAAGGRTLGLFSSRRAAEQAAEAMRPRLPFDVMVQGEETLGVLVDKFSKNENSCLFGTLSLWQGVDVPGSALSLVIIDRIPFPRPDDPLLQARSQAADAAGRSGFMEVSATHAALLMAQGAGRLLRHVGDRGVVAVLDNRLVTKRYGSFLRASMPDFWQTTDPQVVRGALKRLVESP, encoded by the coding sequence ATGTCAGATTCTGCCGACCAGCCGTTGTCCGCCTCCACTGGGGAGCTGCTCAGCGCTGCCGTCACCGCGATCGGCGGCGCCCCCCGGCCGGGGCAGGTCGCGATGGCCGAGGCCGTGACCGCCGCCCTCGAGAAGGAGCGCCATCTCGCGGTCCAGGCCGGCACGGGCACCGGTAAATCCCTGGCCTACCTCGTCCCCGCCATCCGCCACGCGATGGCCACCGACTCAACCGTGATCGTCTCCACGGCGACGCTGGCCCTGCAGCGCCAGCTCGTCGACCGGGACCTGCCCCGCCTGGTCAAGGCGCTCGCCCCGCAGCTGCAGCGCGAGCCGACCTTCGCCATCATGAAGGGGCGAAACAACTATCTGTGCCTCAACAAGGTCGGCCAGGCCTCGCTGGAGCCGGACGCGCTCATCGACGAATCCGAGGTCTCCTGGCTGGGCCGGCAGGTCACCCGCCTGCACGACTGGGCCAACGACACGGACACCGGTGACCGCGACGAACTCGATCCCGGCGTTTCCGACCTGGCCTGGCGCCAGGTCTCGGTCAGCTCCTCGGAGTGCCTGGGCGCGTCCCGCTGCCCGCATGGCGCGGAGTGCTTCGCCGAGCTGGCCAAGGCGAAGGCCCAGGACGTCGACGTCGTCGTCACCAACCATGCGCTGCTGGCCATCGACGCGCTCTCCGACGCAATGATTCTGCCCGAGCACGACGTGGTCATCATCGATGAGGCCCACGAGCTCGACGGCCGCATCACCTCCGTGGCCACCAACGAGATCTCCGCCCGGTCCCTGCGACTGGCCGCCAAGCGCGCCGGCAAGCTCGGGGCCGAGGGCCGCGACGAGACCCTCGATTCCCTCGCCGACGACTTCGCAGTCCACACCAGCCTCATGGAGCCCGGCCGCTGGACCAACATCGACGAGCCGACCCGGGGAATGCTCGTCGGGCTTCGCGACGCCCTCTGGTCCCTCAAAAACACCATCGCCGCCCCGCCCGAGGGCGAGTCCACCAACGACCCGGAACGCTTCGCCGAGCGCCAGAACCTCAACAACCACCTCGGCGACCTCCACGACGCGCTGGTGCGCATCCTCGACGTCTTCGGCACCGAGGATCCCGCCTCCCACGACGACGTCGTCTGGATCGAGCGCTCCTCCCGCGACGCGGACACCCTGGCCGTCGCGCCGCTCTCGGTCGCCGAGATGCTGCACAACAAGCTCTTCGCGGAGCAGACCGTCGTGCTCGCCTCGGCGACGCTGACCGTGGGCGGCAACTTCGACGCCATGGCAGCGTCCTGGGGCCTGCCCAAGGGCGGCTGGGACTCCCTCAACGCGGGCACCCCCTTCGACCCGAAGAAGTCCGGCATCCTCTACACCGCCAAGCACCTGCCGACGCCCGGACGCGACGGACTCTCCGACGCCACCCTCGCTGAGATCGCCGGGCTCGTCACCGCCGCCGGCGGCCGCACCCTCGGTCTCTTCTCCTCCCGCCGCGCCGCCGAGCAGGCGGCCGAGGCCATGCGCCCCCGTCTCCCCTTCGACGTCATGGTTCAGGGCGAGGAAACCCTCGGCGTCCTCGTCGACAAGTTCAGCAAGAACGAGAACTCCTGCCTCTTCGGCACGCTCAGCCTGTGGCAGGGCGTCGACGTCCCCGGCAGTGCCCTGTCGCTGGTGATCATCGACCGCATCCCCTTCCCCCGCCCGGATGATCCGCTGCTGCAGGCCCGTTCCCAGGCCGCCGACGCCGCCGGCCGCTCCGGATTCATGGAGGTCTCCGCCACCCACGCGGCGCTGCTGATGGCCCAGGGCGCCGGCCGCCTGCTGCGCCACGTGGGCGACCGCGGCGTCGTCGCAGTCCTGGACAACCGGCTGGTGACCAAGCGCTACGGCTCCTTCCTGCGCGCCTCGATGCCGGACTTCTGGCAGACCACCGACCCCCAGGTGGTGCGGGGCGCACTGAAGCGGCTGGTGGAGTCACCCTAG
- a CDS encoding DUF2017 domain-containing protein yields MKPWRRKKGLMRAAKFSTTFDPMEREVLGNLAATVAEALMERARTAPRDELAQMMGLPAGHKDAPEDPSLARLLPDFERDGDEEFDGDNALLRSLHETDIISGKLGNLQAITSAVGPDGGVEVSLDEREAQQFLAGLNDLRLYLAAGEGHNETQAQDRDDLVEWLAYNQDSLLSALMGE; encoded by the coding sequence GTGAAGCCCTGGCGCAGGAAGAAAGGCCTCATGCGGGCCGCCAAGTTCAGCACCACATTCGACCCGATGGAGCGCGAGGTGCTCGGCAACCTCGCCGCCACCGTGGCGGAGGCGCTCATGGAGCGCGCCCGCACCGCCCCCCGCGATGAACTCGCGCAGATGATGGGCCTGCCCGCCGGGCACAAGGACGCCCCGGAGGATCCCTCGCTGGCGCGGCTGTTGCCGGACTTCGAGCGCGACGGCGACGAGGAATTCGACGGGGACAACGCGCTCCTGCGCTCCCTCCACGAGACGGACATAATCTCCGGAAAGCTGGGGAACCTGCAGGCGATCACCTCTGCCGTGGGCCCGGACGGTGGGGTGGAGGTCAGCCTCGACGAACGGGAGGCGCAGCAGTTCCTCGCCGGCCTCAACGACCTGCGCCTGTATCTGGCTGCGGGCGAAGGACACAACGAGACGCAGGCGCAGGACCGCGACGACCTGGTCGAATGGTTGGCCTACAACCAGGACAGCCTCCTGTCTGCGCTGATGGGGGAATAA
- the murI gene encoding glutamate racemase: protein MNTSASSPASTPGPGAPIGMFDSGVGGLTVARTVMDQLPNESLIYVGDTANGPYGPLPIAQVREHARVIADDLVERGCKMLVIACNTATAAFLHDARERYDIPIVEVIHPAVRRAMASTRNGRVGVIGTAGTIKSGAYQDLFRLNPNVEVTAAACPAFVEFVERGITSGRQILGVAEGYLEPVQAAGVDTLVLGCTHYPLLSGIIQLAVGDGVTLVSSAEETAKDVLRILTERDMLADPEVHGPPTRIFESTGDPEKFTALAQRFLGPGISGVHQHSFG from the coding sequence ATGAACACCTCAGCATCTTCCCCTGCGTCCACCCCCGGGCCCGGCGCCCCGATCGGGATGTTCGATTCCGGCGTCGGCGGCCTGACCGTGGCCCGCACCGTCATGGATCAGCTGCCGAACGAGTCGCTGATCTACGTCGGCGACACCGCCAACGGCCCCTACGGACCGCTGCCCATCGCCCAGGTCCGCGAGCACGCCCGCGTCATCGCCGACGACCTCGTCGAACGCGGCTGCAAGATGCTGGTCATCGCCTGTAACACGGCCACCGCCGCCTTCCTGCACGACGCGCGCGAGCGCTACGACATCCCCATCGTCGAGGTCATCCACCCGGCGGTGCGGCGTGCCATGGCCTCGACGCGCAACGGCCGGGTCGGGGTGATCGGCACCGCTGGCACCATCAAGTCCGGCGCCTACCAGGATCTCTTCCGCCTCAACCCGAACGTCGAGGTCACCGCAGCCGCCTGCCCGGCCTTCGTGGAGTTCGTCGAGCGCGGCATCACCTCCGGCCGCCAGATCCTCGGTGTCGCGGAGGGCTACCTGGAACCTGTCCAGGCGGCGGGCGTCGACACGCTCGTGCTCGGGTGCACCCACTATCCGCTGCTGTCGGGGATCATCCAGCTCGCGGTCGGCGACGGAGTCACCCTCGTCTCCTCCGCCGAGGAGACGGCGAAGGACGTGCTGCGCATCCTGACCGAGAGGGACATGCTCGCCGATCCGGAGGTCCACGGCCCGCCGACGCGGATCTTCGAGTCGACCGGTGATCCCGAGAAATTCACGGCCCTGGCGCAGCGTTTCCTCGGCCCCGGCATTTCCGGGGTTCACCAGCACTCCTTCGGCTGA
- a CDS encoding P1 family peptidase — protein sequence MAGRLGDVPGLRLGHASLGDTGVTAVVAQSPLGMTGGVDVRGGGPGTRETDLLAPHNTVQRVQAVILTGGSAFGLAAADGAVRELESRGHGFPVFGEGVPGPRVPIVPAAVIFDLLVGSPDHRPTAADGATAVRAALSGEAAGSGSVGAGSGATAGVLRGGFGQASVRVGEYTLAAGVVANPVGSVVDPVTGRLHGDPTRPAVDVRAFGELERPTPALNTTIGVVATDAPVTKAQATRLAMTGHDGIARAVRPAHSPLDGDTLFALGTSEEDLGVELETMAALSVAAAEAVEAAIVDAVVTAEPGYGLPVWSDLVS from the coding sequence ATGGCGGGCCGCCTCGGCGACGTCCCCGGACTCCGGCTCGGCCACGCCAGCCTCGGCGACACCGGCGTCACCGCGGTGGTCGCCCAATCCCCCCTGGGCATGACCGGCGGCGTCGACGTCCGGGGCGGCGGACCCGGGACGCGCGAGACCGACCTGCTGGCCCCGCACAACACCGTCCAGCGCGTGCAAGCGGTCATCCTCACCGGCGGTTCCGCCTTCGGGCTGGCCGCCGCCGACGGTGCGGTGAGGGAACTGGAGTCTCGAGGCCACGGTTTCCCCGTGTTCGGGGAGGGCGTGCCTGGTCCCCGGGTGCCGATCGTCCCCGCGGCCGTCATCTTCGACCTGCTCGTCGGTTCCCCCGATCACCGGCCCACGGCCGCGGACGGGGCGACCGCGGTGCGTGCCGCCCTGTCCGGAGAGGCGGCGGGCTCCGGCAGCGTCGGCGCGGGCAGCGGCGCCACCGCCGGCGTGCTGCGCGGAGGCTTCGGTCAGGCGAGCGTGCGAGTGGGGGAGTACACCCTGGCCGCGGGCGTCGTCGCCAACCCGGTCGGCTCCGTGGTCGACCCGGTGACGGGGCGCCTCCACGGGGACCCCACCCGGCCGGCGGTGGACGTGCGCGCCTTCGGCGAACTCGAGCGCCCCACCCCGGCGCTGAACACCACCATTGGCGTCGTCGCGACCGACGCGCCCGTGACCAAGGCGCAGGCCACGCGACTCGCCATGACCGGGCACGACGGCATTGCCCGGGCGGTGCGTCCCGCGCATTCCCCGCTGGACGGCGACACCCTCTTCGCCCTCGGCACCTCGGAGGAGGACCTGGGCGTTGAGTTGGAGACCATGGCTGCGCTGTCGGTGGCCGCCGCCGAGGCGGTAGAAGCGGCCATCGTCGACGCCGTGGTCACCGCCGAGCCCGGTTACGGACTGCCTGTGTGGAGCGACCTGGTCTCCTGA
- a CDS encoding Crp/Fnr family transcriptional regulator, with translation MASNPVRSSCAHAHSCSAAVRLRAMANSPLLGGLTPEQHRKLDTTLSAWAWNEGDPLVMAGDMVEGSYLIVAGRARVTRDTVDGKEVTVDIAAPGDVVGPLSTVTAEAADSVWAMETTCALYLPADALADVVRNYPEIALSILEMQNEKLAHSRTRKVAQSTRTVEQRVAEVILHLDEKLGQVRPDGSHLIQVRVRRDDVAGMAGTTIESASRAMSRMKRDGLIDSGREWIVVLDVDTLHDLAEGPTD, from the coding sequence ATGGCTTCGAATCCGGTCCGCAGCTCCTGCGCGCACGCGCATTCCTGTTCCGCCGCCGTCCGCCTGCGGGCGATGGCGAACAGTCCGCTCCTCGGTGGCCTGACACCGGAGCAGCACCGGAAGCTCGACACCACGCTCAGCGCCTGGGCCTGGAACGAGGGCGACCCGCTTGTCATGGCAGGTGACATGGTCGAAGGCTCCTACCTCATCGTCGCAGGGCGAGCCCGGGTCACCAGGGACACGGTCGACGGCAAGGAAGTCACCGTGGACATCGCCGCCCCCGGCGACGTCGTCGGCCCCCTGTCGACCGTCACCGCCGAAGCGGCGGATTCCGTCTGGGCGATGGAGACCACCTGCGCGCTCTACCTGCCTGCAGACGCGCTCGCCGACGTGGTCCGGAACTACCCGGAAATCGCCCTGTCGATACTGGAGATGCAGAACGAGAAGCTCGCCCACTCACGCACCCGCAAGGTGGCGCAATCGACCCGGACCGTCGAGCAGCGGGTCGCCGAGGTGATTCTCCACCTCGATGAGAAACTCGGCCAGGTGCGCCCCGACGGTTCCCACCTGATTCAGGTGCGTGTCCGCCGCGACGACGTCGCCGGCATGGCGGGGACCACCATCGAGTCCGCCTCCCGGGCGATGAGCAGGATGAAGCGCGACGGTCTCATCGACTCCGGGCGCGAGTGGATCGTCGTCCTCGACGTCGACACGCTCCACGACCTGGCGGAGGGCCCCACGGACTAG
- a CDS encoding MarR family winged helix-turn-helix transcriptional regulator, whose amino-acid sequence MTTTNINPAHRLSGEETETWRNLSSFRLGLPAQLDTRLRRRAGISHHDFCALHHVATAERRPVRMSELATTADMSLSHLSRVVTRLEKRGLARRLPDPHDGRTTLVDLTRTGWSLYEENVPAHIAEIRRLVFDNLTPEESRALGSALRKMAASVRDADGAHECAGDTAEAV is encoded by the coding sequence ATGACGACGACGAACATCAACCCCGCCCACCGGTTGAGCGGCGAGGAGACCGAGACCTGGCGTAACCTCTCGTCCTTCCGGCTGGGGCTGCCCGCCCAGCTCGACACGCGTCTCCGGCGCCGTGCCGGGATCTCCCATCATGATTTCTGCGCCCTCCACCACGTCGCCACCGCTGAGCGGCGACCGGTCCGCATGAGTGAGCTGGCCACCACCGCAGACATGTCCCTGTCCCACCTCTCCCGAGTCGTCACGCGCCTGGAGAAGCGCGGCCTGGCCCGACGCCTGCCGGACCCGCATGACGGGCGGACGACGCTGGTGGACCTCACCCGCACCGGGTGGTCCCTCTACGAGGAGAACGTCCCGGCGCACATCGCCGAGATCCGCCGACTGGTGTTCGACAACCTGACCCCGGAGGAGTCCCGGGCGCTGGGCTCCGCCCTGCGCAAGATGGCCGCCTCGGTGCGTGATGCCGACGGAGCACATGAGTGCGCCGGGGACACCGCGGAAGCCGTCTGA
- a CDS encoding CAP domain-containing protein, translated as MNEMSSRLAVLGSELINDPLNLVREPNRVFATLLSAATLAASTVLGVTAGEGGAGYFGGSSGDYGDFADFEDPALQEQQRLTAIEQDLQRGLLELRAREAVDYLSGSGPLLPDPALQLQAQDAARDNAANGREQAFLDSNVSMIQASLPAESASGEAFLDLWLRSAPHTEIILDPAYAFYGVSTAQGHGKVWAVILFSR; from the coding sequence ATGAATGAGATGTCCTCCCGGCTTGCCGTCCTCGGTTCGGAGCTCATCAATGACCCGCTGAACCTTGTCCGTGAGCCGAACAGGGTTTTTGCGACGCTGCTGAGCGCCGCGACGCTGGCCGCCTCCACCGTCCTCGGGGTCACCGCCGGAGAGGGCGGGGCCGGCTACTTCGGCGGCAGCTCGGGCGACTACGGGGACTTCGCGGACTTCGAGGACCCCGCTCTCCAGGAGCAGCAACGCCTGACCGCGATTGAGCAGGATCTGCAACGTGGACTCCTGGAGCTGCGCGCCCGTGAGGCGGTCGATTATCTCAGCGGCTCCGGCCCGCTCCTTCCCGATCCCGCACTCCAGCTCCAGGCCCAGGACGCGGCCCGCGACAACGCCGCCAACGGCCGGGAGCAGGCCTTCCTGGACAGCAACGTGAGCATGATTCAGGCGAGCCTGCCCGCCGAGTCCGCGTCGGGCGAGGCCTTCCTCGACCTCTGGTTGCGCTCCGCACCGCACACGGAAATCATCCTCGACCCGGCCTACGCCTTCTACGGGGTGTCCACCGCCCAGGGCCACGGAAAGGTGTGGGCCGTCATCCTCTTCAGCCGATAA
- a CDS encoding rhomboid family intramembrane serine protease, giving the protein MSFQNPNQRPGYGRGQNPFGGQGYPHQPGRRPMPLGARGPGRRPAPRRGGWRAGLSYATGFVILIWTVHIVNGLLFGGQLIVFGIHPLDLSSIWGIFTSPLLHADFSHLMSNTLPGAIFAFLIGHSGPRVFWEVTAIVVIVGGAGVWLFGGIGTNHIGASGLVYGWLAYLLIRGFFNRSLAEIGLGVTLGFIYSGLIFGLLPGTPGLSWQAHLFGAVGGVLAGMFITSDDPPHLVAYRSAKKDVRNGR; this is encoded by the coding sequence ATGAGTTTCCAGAATCCGAACCAGCGGCCGGGCTACGGTCGGGGCCAGAACCCCTTCGGCGGCCAGGGCTACCCCCACCAGCCGGGGCGCCGGCCGATGCCCCTGGGGGCGCGCGGCCCCGGGCGTCGCCCGGCGCCACGGCGTGGCGGGTGGCGGGCGGGACTGTCCTACGCGACCGGTTTCGTCATCCTGATCTGGACGGTCCACATCGTCAACGGCCTCCTCTTCGGCGGCCAGCTGATCGTCTTCGGCATCCACCCCCTCGACCTGAGCTCCATCTGGGGAATCTTCACCTCGCCGCTCCTGCACGCCGACTTCTCCCACCTGATGTCGAACACGCTGCCGGGGGCGATTTTCGCCTTCCTCATCGGGCATTCGGGCCCGCGGGTGTTCTGGGAGGTGACCGCCATCGTGGTGATCGTCGGAGGCGCCGGCGTGTGGCTGTTCGGCGGCATCGGCACCAACCACATCGGGGCCTCCGGCCTGGTCTACGGCTGGCTCGCCTACCTGCTGATCCGCGGTTTCTTCAACCGCTCGCTGGCGGAGATCGGGCTGGGGGTGACCCTCGGTTTCATTTACTCCGGCCTCATCTTCGGGCTCTTGCCCGGCACCCCCGGCCTGTCGTGGCAGGCGCACCTCTTCGGCGCCGTCGGCGGCGTACTGGCCGGAATGTTCATCACCTCGGACGACCCGCCGCACCTGGTGGCCTACCGCAGCGCGAAGAAGGACGTCCGGAACGGCAGGTGA
- a CDS encoding nicotinate phosphoribosyltransferase, translated as MNDIAPRTDPFPPRSTALLTDKYELTMLQAALRDGTAHKACGFEVFSRRLPNERRYGVVAGTARVLQAIEAFRFSEEQLAEMDFLDEATLDYLRNYRFTGQVDGYREGELYFPYSPILTVRGTFAECVILETVILSIMNADSAVASAAARMVTAADGRPIIEMGSRRTHEYAAVTAARAAYLAGFVATSNLEAAQRYGIPASGTAAHAWTLLHVNEDGSPNEAAAFRAQIDAHGVDTTLLVDTYDITQGVATAIGVAGTELGGVRIDSGDLGPLTRRVRRQLDDLGAYNTKIVVSSDLDEFAIAGLRGDPVDSYGVGTSVVTGSGAPTAGMVYKLVEVEGHPVVKRSSGKAMTGGTKTAMRVHRKSGVAVEEIVYPYGTPTPDCGQLTGEELVSPMFRDGRRLEGLPDLETSRAHLAQQLKILPWEGLALSRDEPAIPTRFVGFAESGQEH; from the coding sequence GTGAACGACATCGCCCCCCGCACCGATCCCTTCCCGCCGCGCTCCACCGCTCTGCTGACGGACAAGTACGAGCTGACGATGCTGCAGGCCGCGCTCCGCGACGGTACCGCCCACAAGGCATGCGGCTTCGAGGTGTTCTCCCGCCGGCTGCCCAACGAGCGTCGCTACGGCGTCGTCGCCGGCACCGCTCGCGTGCTCCAGGCGATCGAGGCTTTCCGCTTCAGCGAGGAGCAGCTCGCCGAGATGGATTTCCTTGACGAGGCCACCCTGGATTACCTGCGCAACTACCGTTTCACGGGCCAGGTCGACGGTTACCGCGAGGGCGAACTCTACTTCCCCTACTCCCCCATCCTCACGGTGCGCGGCACCTTCGCGGAATGCGTCATCCTGGAGACGGTCATCCTCTCCATCATGAACGCGGACTCCGCCGTGGCCTCCGCCGCCGCCCGGATGGTCACCGCCGCCGACGGCCGCCCCATCATCGAGATGGGGTCGCGTCGCACGCACGAATACGCGGCCGTCACCGCCGCCCGGGCCGCCTACCTCGCCGGTTTCGTCGCCACCTCCAACCTGGAGGCCGCCCAGCGCTACGGCATCCCGGCCTCGGGCACCGCGGCCCACGCCTGGACTCTGCTGCACGTCAACGAGGACGGTTCCCCGAATGAGGCGGCCGCCTTCCGGGCGCAGATCGACGCCCACGGGGTGGACACCACGCTGCTGGTGGACACCTACGACATCACCCAGGGCGTGGCCACCGCCATCGGGGTCGCCGGCACCGAGCTCGGCGGCGTGCGCATCGATTCCGGTGATCTGGGGCCGCTGACCCGGCGGGTGCGCAGGCAGCTCGACGACCTGGGCGCGTACAACACCAAGATCGTCGTCTCCTCCGACCTCGACGAGTTCGCGATCGCCGGCCTGCGCGGCGATCCGGTCGACTCCTACGGTGTCGGCACCTCCGTGGTCACCGGTTCCGGCGCGCCGACCGCCGGCATGGTCTACAAGCTGGTGGAGGTGGAGGGCCATCCCGTCGTCAAGCGCTCCTCCGGCAAGGCCATGACCGGCGGCACCAAGACCGCGATGCGGGTGCACCGCAAGTCCGGCGTCGCGGTGGAGGAGATCGTCTACCCTTACGGCACGCCGACGCCGGACTGCGGTCAGCTCACCGGCGAGGAGCTGGTGAGCCCGATGTTCCGTGACGGGCGGCGCCTCGAGGGACTGCCGGATCTGGAGACCTCCCGCGCGCACCTTGCTCAGCAGCTGAAGATTCTGCCCTGGGAGGGCCTCGCCCTGTCCCGCGATGAGCCGGCCATCCCGACCCGTTTCGTCGGTTTCGCCGAATCCGGGCAGGAGCACTAG
- a CDS encoding MBL fold metallo-hydrolase, whose product MSMVRSRRFSTILLSLGVSSALALSACATTDGATTAAEVTPAASVSAEINANDFPVDVVESTHPAKDAPAEGELRVTLLGTGSPVPSTERFGFSILVQAGDMNYLVDAGRGAVIRLTQAGVEAGELDGLILTHYHSDHVLSVDDLWMTGYVPAFGGRDGGDFMVYGPEGVGTIVDNLYAAFENDRQVRAADGELDLETTGIAWEEFTEEGVVLDRDGLTVTMFDVQHDPANVILPSQGYRIDYGEHSVLISGDTIPHPNVVEHGKNVDLLIHEVAAFQDPDVLPQVISHHTTPEQAGEIFRDANPGMAVYTHFVNGIPGKVEGVSDEEMISRTKENFDGEVVLGEDLMVFTIGDDGVEVLDQQALSER is encoded by the coding sequence ATGTCCATGGTCCGATCCCGACGATTCAGCACGATTCTTCTCTCCCTCGGTGTCTCTTCGGCGCTGGCGCTGAGCGCCTGCGCCACGACGGACGGCGCCACGACGGCGGCGGAAGTTACCCCGGCCGCCTCGGTCTCGGCCGAGATCAACGCCAACGACTTTCCGGTGGATGTCGTGGAATCCACCCACCCGGCCAAGGACGCCCCGGCTGAGGGGGAGCTCCGCGTCACCCTGCTGGGCACCGGCAGCCCGGTGCCCAGCACCGAAAGGTTCGGGTTCTCCATCCTCGTCCAGGCCGGCGACATGAACTACCTCGTGGACGCCGGGCGCGGCGCCGTCATCCGCCTGACCCAGGCGGGTGTTGAGGCGGGCGAGCTGGACGGGCTGATCCTCACGCACTATCACTCGGACCACGTCCTGAGCGTCGACGACCTGTGGATGACCGGATACGTCCCGGCGTTCGGCGGACGCGATGGCGGTGACTTCATGGTCTACGGGCCGGAGGGCGTGGGCACGATCGTCGACAATCTCTACGCGGCCTTCGAGAACGATCGTCAGGTTCGCGCCGCCGACGGGGAGCTCGACCTCGAGACCACCGGCATCGCCTGGGAGGAGTTCACCGAGGAAGGCGTGGTCCTGGACAGGGACGGCCTCACAGTCACCATGTTCGACGTCCAGCACGATCCCGCCAACGTGATCCTTCCCTCGCAGGGCTACCGCATCGACTACGGGGAGCACTCCGTGCTCATCAGCGGCGACACCATCCCGCACCCCAACGTCGTCGAGCACGGCAAGAACGTCGACCTGCTCATCCACGAGGTGGCCGCGTTCCAGGATCCGGACGTTCTGCCGCAGGTGATCTCGCACCACACCACCCCGGAGCAGGCCGGCGAGATCTTCCGGGACGCCAACCCGGGTATGGCGGTGTACACCCACTTCGTCAACGGTATCCCGGGCAAGGTCGAGGGCGTCTCCGACGAGGAGATGATCTCGCGCACCAAGGAGAATTTCGACGGTGAGGTCGTCCTGGGTGAGGATCTGATGGTGTTCACCATCGGCGACGACGGGGTCGAGGTCCTTGATCAGCAGGCGCTGAGCGAGCGCTAG
- the clpS gene encoding ATP-dependent Clp protease adapter ClpS — translation MIISAGTADGPRMASPMATPELDEDIQVDVATAENLPWMCIVWDDPVNLMSYVTYVFQTVLGYSKKKATELMMQVHTEGRAVVSSGERDKVEADVKKLHTAGLWATMQQAG, via the coding sequence ATGATTATCTCAGCCGGAACCGCCGACGGTCCGAGGATGGCCTCGCCGATGGCCACTCCCGAACTGGACGAGGACATCCAGGTCGATGTGGCGACTGCCGAGAATCTGCCCTGGATGTGCATCGTCTGGGACGACCCGGTCAACCTCATGAGCTACGTGACCTACGTTTTTCAGACCGTGCTCGGCTACAGCAAGAAGAAGGCCACCGAGCTGATGATGCAGGTCCACACTGAAGGCAGGGCCGTGGTCTCCTCCGGGGAGCGCGACAAGGTGGAGGCGGACGTCAAGAAGCTGCACACCGCCGGGCTCTGGGCCACCATGCAGCAGGCGGGTTAA
- a CDS encoding peptidyl-tRNA hydrolase, whose product MGESDTDLLRQAHALLAARVTDDRRAHTEDPDDPGTVQAMQIALNIPKQEPPTRTALLEAAAQAVVRVCLDGRVITDEAWNRGVTTWYDHLIRKVARRARNKSWEDVQKVPGVTVEVDGAQVRAFVPSAVSEVDPLIRKLQIRGTELPADQPGEIDRSLPAIAIDAALDMSLGKAAAQVGHGSMLLAAQQPFGWVEDWARQGYSVQVREVSRDHLLELAQREGAVVVRDAGFTEVEPDSLTVVAVPGRG is encoded by the coding sequence GTGGGTGAGTCCGACACCGATCTGCTGCGGCAGGCGCACGCCCTGCTGGCGGCGCGCGTCACAGACGATCGACGTGCGCACACCGAGGATCCCGATGATCCTGGCACCGTGCAGGCCATGCAGATCGCGCTGAACATTCCGAAGCAGGAGCCGCCGACCAGGACAGCGCTCCTGGAGGCCGCCGCCCAGGCGGTGGTCCGGGTCTGCCTGGATGGCCGCGTCATCACCGATGAGGCATGGAACCGCGGCGTCACGACCTGGTACGACCATCTGATCCGCAAGGTCGCCCGGCGTGCCCGGAACAAGTCGTGGGAGGACGTCCAGAAGGTACCCGGGGTCACCGTCGAGGTCGACGGCGCCCAGGTCCGGGCGTTTGTTCCGTCGGCGGTGTCGGAGGTGGACCCGCTGATCCGGAAGCTGCAGATTCGCGGCACCGAGCTGCCTGCCGACCAGCCGGGGGAGATCGACCGGAGTCTGCCCGCGATCGCGATCGACGCTGCCCTGGACATGTCTCTGGGCAAGGCCGCCGCGCAGGTCGGGCACGGATCAATGCTCCTGGCCGCCCAGCAGCCGTTCGGCTGGGTGGAGGACTGGGCCCGGCAGGGCTATTCCGTCCAGGTCCGGGAGGTCAGCCGCGACCACCTTCTCGAGCTTGCGCAACGCGAGGGTGCCGTTGTGGTGCGGGATGCGGGCTTCACGGAGGTCGAGCCCGATTCGCTGACGGTGGTGGCGGTGCCGGGGCGGGGATAG